The Candidatus Eremiobacteraceae bacterium genome includes the window GGTTGATTCGGATTGACGTCGCCGGTGTCGATGCGCTGCGGCGTTCCGTTGACGGGCTGCAGCCACATCGCGGCGCGGGTGCCCGCATGTCCGCCGACCAAGAGGGTTTTCCCGTCGGGCATCCAGATCGCACGCTGCAGATTGCTATCGATCGCGCGGGTGGCGTCGTCGCCGTTTCCGCCGGCCGCCGGCGCGACATAGATCTCGTTCTCTCCATTGACATCGCCATCGCGCGGATACCAATACGCGACCCGTGCGCCATCCGGCGAGAATTGCGGGATGCCCTCGTACTTCCCATGCGCCGTCAACGCATGCACGTTGCCGCTCGAAACGTCGACGAGGGCGACGTACCCCTGAGAATAGTCGCCATACACGGCGTTCGGCAACCTCGTGATCGCGATCTGCGCGCCGTCCGGCGACCACGATAGCGGCGAACCGGGCGGCCCGGGCGGCTCACTCGCCGGCACGCTCCACGAACCGCTCGTCAGCCGGCGGTTGCCGGTGCCGTCGGCGTTGACGATCCAGATATGCGACGGGACGTCTGCTGCCCGTCCAAGATAATTGCCGTCGCCCACGACGAATCCGTCGTGATGCTTTGCGATCGCTGCCTTGTCGGGCGCGTCATCTTGGGTGACGTACGCGATCTTCGATCCGTCCGGGCTCCACGCGAATTGCTGCACCCCGTTCGGCGCGTGCGTCAACGCCTGGGCATCGCCGCCTGCCATCTGCATGCTGAAGAGCTGCTCTTCTTCGTCCGAGCCGTCCGTAACGGACGCAAGAAACGAAAGAGTCGCGCCGTCGGGCGACCAGCGCGGCGAGCCAAGGCCGGCACGGTCGTGGGTGAGCGACCGCATCGCGCCGCTCGCGACGTCGACCAAAACTAGTTCGTTCTTGAACGTATCCTTTGCGAAATCGGGCCGGCTCACGAGCAGCACGATCTGTTTGCCGTCCGGCGAGATCTGAGGATCGTTCAGACTAACGCCCTTGCGCAGATCGTCGAAAGTCAACGCTCGGGCCGACGCCGTGGCCGGCCAGAGAGCGACGAAGCACATAATGGCCATCGCCGCGAATGCGAAGAATGATCGCTCGCGCGCTTTCACCGCTCTTACCTCGCCGTCATGGAAAGATACTTGCCGAACCAATCGGCATAGCGTTGGAATATGTCGAACGTTCGAACCGGATCGCGCGGGAAGTGGCCCGTCACCGGGTACGCCACGTATTGGACCGGCGCTCCGGTCTCTTTGAGCGCGTGGTAGAACTCGTACACTTGCGGAGTGGGTACGCGAAAGTCGCCGGTGTCGGAGAGTATGAGCGTGGGTGTGTTCACGCCCGCCGCTTCCGAAATCGCCGACTCGGCGCGGTAGAGCTGCTCGCCTTGCGTGGTCCAGGGTCCAACTTCGCCCGCGATAGCGCGTTCGTAGTAGAGCGCGTCGGAAAGATTGTACTCGGACGCCCAATCGGTGACCGCTGCCCCCGCGACCGCGGCTTTCCACACGTGGTAGTGCGTGATGAGCCATGCGGTGAGACATCCGCCCTCGGACCACCCGCCGACCGCGATGTTCGAAGAATCGACGAAACCCTGGCTTTCGACCGCTGCGATGCCGGCCATGATGTCGCGGCCGGGTCCGGCGCCGAGATCGCCGATGGTCGCCTCTTGATATTTCGCGCCGAGATTGTCACTGCCGCGGTAGTTAGGCTCGAACACCGCATCGCCGTGCGCGGCGAGCACGCGATCGAGTCCTCCGAATCCGCCTGCGCCGAATCCCATCCCCGACGCCGCGGTCGGCCCGCCGTGGATGATGACCACGAGCGGGTACCGGGTGCCCGCGACGGGGTGCGGCGGAAGCACGAGCGCGCCGTCCTCGTGAAAGCCTTCAAAGGTCCAATCGATTTCGCGTACGTCGGTGCTGTCGAGTGCCCCGATCTTCGCGTTGAGATCCGTCAATCGGCGCGGCGGCGACGTGGACGAGGCCATGACGTAGACTTCCGAAGGACCATGAGGACGGCGGCCGACGAGTGCGATCGCACCCGTTTTTGCCACCGAGCTCGCGGATACGGCGACGTCCCCGAGCGGCAACCGTGCGGGCGTGCCGGCGAGCGGCACGCGCCACAATGCTACGCTCACGCCGTCGTTCCCGATCACGAGCAGTGACGAACTATCCGGCATCCAGTCAAGCGGCGCGACGTTTCGATCCAGCGTTGCGCCCGCGCTTGTGCCCGCGCCACCGGCGGCGGGCGACACATATGCCCCGAATTGGTCGACGACGGAGCTGCCGGCAGTGAAACTGTACGCCACGTTGCGGCCGTCGGGAGAGAACAGCGGCGACGATTCCAGACTCGTCCGGCCAGTCAACCCGGCGACGGAAGCAGTGCGGATATCGACGAGCACGATGCGCGTTCGATCGGCATCGCCCGAGTCCGGTGGAGTCTGCGCCGTCACCGCAACGCGGTTCCCATCGGGTGACCACGAGGGCGAACTCAAACGCCAGTCGTCGTGCGTGAGCCTGCGACCCGCGCCGCCCGATGCGGCGACGAGCCACAACTGCGACGTTGGAGGAGCGGCGCGCGCGAGATAATCGTTGTCGCCCACCGCGAACGCGTCGAGATGATGGTCGATATCGCGTTTGTTCGGCGGATCGTCGTCGGCGATGTAGGCGAAAGCGTTGCCATCCGGACGCCAAGCGTAGTCGTCGATCCCGTTCTTCGCACTCGTCGCCGCTTTTGGCTCGCCGCCGTCCATCGGCATGATCCAGACCTGCGGAGCCGCGTCGTCGCTGCTGCCGGCGGTGGAAACGAACGCCAACTTCGTGCCGTCCGGCGACCAGCGAGGCTCGCTGACGTCTCGCCGGTCGTACGTCAATTGGCGCACAGCACCCGTGCGCGCGTCGACGAGTTCTAACTCCCTGTTCACGGCATCGCGCTCGAAGTCGTTGCGCGACGTGATGACTGCGATGAACCTCCCGTTAGGAGAGATCTCCGGCGCGGATAACCCGACCAGGCCTTTCAGATCTTTAAGTTCGAGCGGCCGCGCGAGCGCGGCGTATGCCGGAATGCACGCTAACGTGGCGGCGAGCGCCGCGATGATGCGGATCCTCATTTCGCGTACTTCGTGAGCCACGCGATCCAGCGCCGTGTGACATCTTCATTTCGCACGGGATCTCCGGGGAAATGCACGTCCACCGGGTAGGCGATGAATTGCACCTTGACGCCATGATCCTTCAGCGCGTGATACATCTCGTAGGAGTTCACGATCGGCACGTTGGCGTCCCCGACATCGCCCATGATCAGCGTCGGCGCCGTGACGCGATCGGCATAGGTCAATGGGGATTGTTCTATCCACATGGCTCTCGTCCGCGCATCGTATGGCCCCCCGCCGAAGAAGTCTGCGGCGTCGCCTTCCTGGTACCACGCTATCGTGTAGTCGAGCGGATAGTCGTTGAGCGCGGCACCGGCAACCGCCGCTTTCCACACCGGATAATGCCCTTCCATCCACGACGTCATGTAGCCGCCGTACGACCAGCCGGAAACCGTCATGCGTGACGCGTCCACGAAGCCGAGCTTCAACAGCGCAGCGACGCCGGCCATCACATCCTTGCCAGGTCCGTCGCCGCCGTCGCGATAGATCGCGTGCTGGTATGCGTCGCCCAGATTCGTGCTGCCGCGATAGTTGGGCTGGAAGACCACGAATCCGCGCGCCGCTAGCAGTTGGCCGAGCGGGTCGAACGTGATCGCGTCCGCACCTTGCGGCCCGCCGTGGATGTAGACCGCCAGCGGGTATTTCTTCGACGCGGTGAAGCCCGGCGGCGAGGTGAGAATACCGTCTTCTGCGTAGCCGCCTGTACCCGTCCACGTGAGTTCGCGAACCGTGCCCAATTGCAGCGCTTCCGTCGCGGCGTTGAAGTTCGTGAGTTTGCGAACCGGCACGTCGGGCGACGCGAGGTAGTACACCTCGCCGGGATTGGACGCCGTGTTTCC containing:
- a CDS encoding S9 family peptidase; amino-acid sequence: MKARERSFFAFAAMAIMCFVALWPATASARALTFDDLRKGVSLNDPQISPDGKQIVLLVSRPDFAKDTFKNELVLVDVASGAMRSLTHDRAGLGSPRWSPDGATLSFLASVTDGSDEEEQLFSMQMAGGDAQALTHAPNGVQQFAWSPDGSKIAYVTQDDAPDKAAIAKHHDGFVVGDGNYLGRAADVPSHIWIVNADGTGNRRLTSGSWSVPASEPPGPPGSPLSWSPDGAQIAITRLPNAVYGDYSQGYVALVDVSSGNVHALTAHGKYEGIPQFSPDGARVAYWYPRDGDVNGENEIYVAPAAGGNGDDATRAIDSNLQRAIWMPDGKTLLVGGHAGTRAAMWLQPVNGTPQRIDTGDVNPNQPYWMDASVGRDGSIAFIGTTAAHPSELYYMASASAAPKRLTANNSFVDGLDLGSVVDIKWQSEGFDEDGAVTLPPGYDPAKKYPLVLVIHGGPNSASLTSWSSTSQLLAAAGCIVFNPNYRGSDNLGETYWHAIVNDAGAGPGRDVMAGIAAVEAAYPVDQSRIAVSGWSYGGYMTSWMEAHYHVWKAAVAGAAVNNEVDEYALSDNNVSVAFGFNGQTPWSAAGAAAYAAQSPITYATAIDTPTLIMSDVGDARVPITQSYEMYHALKDRGVTVEFWAYPVSGHYPGDPVRAEDVQKRWVAWLLKYMH
- a CDS encoding S9 family peptidase; this translates as MRIRIIAALAATLACIPAYAALARPLELKDLKGLVGLSAPEISPNGRFIAVITSRNDFERDAVNRELELVDARTGAVRQLTYDRRDVSEPRWSPDGTKLAFVSTAGSSDDAAPQVWIMPMDGGEPKAATSAKNGIDDYAWRPDGNAFAYIADDDPPNKRDIDHHLDAFAVGDNDYLARAAPPTSQLWLVAASGGAGRRLTHDDWRLSSPSWSPDGNRVAVTAQTPPDSGDADRTRIVLVDIRTASVAGLTGRTSLESSPLFSPDGRNVAYSFTAGSSVVDQFGAYVSPAAGGAGTSAGATLDRNVAPLDWMPDSSSLLVIGNDGVSVALWRVPLAGTPARLPLGDVAVSASSVAKTGAIALVGRRPHGPSEVYVMASSTSPPRRLTDLNAKIGALDSTDVREIDWTFEGFHEDGALVLPPHPVAGTRYPLVVIIHGGPTAASGMGFGAGGFGGLDRVLAAHGDAVFEPNYRGSDNLGAKYQEATIGDLGAGPGRDIMAGIAAVESQGFVDSSNIAVGGWSEGGCLTAWLITHYHVWKAAVAGAAVTDWASEYNLSDALYYERAIAGEVGPWTTQGEQLYRAESAISEAAGVNTPTLILSDTGDFRVPTPQVYEFYHALKETGAPVQYVAYPVTGHFPRDPVRTFDIFQRYADWFGKYLSMTAR